A region of the Channa argus isolate prfri chromosome 3, Channa argus male v1.0, whole genome shotgun sequence genome:
CACtgagtttttaaatcaaatacgGAATATCTAGCCTAAAACTCTTTCAGTGCAATCTTCATTCAGTATCTGACAAGATGCAAAATTTATGTTGTATAACGTTAAGGTTATTAGGCTGTTAATGTGATGTTTACTCTCTTTAGTGGGTACAAGGTACTGGTTTACCAGTTGAGCAGACCTGGTCAAGCAAACTACGCTAACTGACATGACAAGTCAAAAGTTCGATTCGACTTCGATTACACGGCGTTAATGTCAACACTAACAACACCGAGCACTGAGGAGAAGCACCACGAAGGCAACTAACTATTTAACGTTTCCAGAGTGTCAAACGTCAAACACCGGAGCATTTCAGACCAACACCACACCTCACCTCGCTTCTGTCGCCACCACGTGGAACTACCCTGAGTCAGACGATGTGTCGTCACTGCCACTCTACTTGACTGACGTGTCAGAGAGCCAATGACTGGCCTCGAACCGATCCCTTTTCTCCAATCATTTCACGCAAACAATTGCCGGCGCTGGTTCTACCGGAAGTGTTTTCCTTGTTACAACATCGTGTATTTCTACTACCAAAGGTAAACAATATAAAACTTTCACTGCACATTAATGAACAATCACGACACATGTCATAGCTACAGGTAGTCTAGGAACATTCAAAGATGCTTATTGCTTAAGTTCATTTAACTCTTTTATAGTGTGGCGATTTATGTTCAACTGGGAATCAACAACAAACATGCTAGCTAACTTTAGCATGCTAACTTGTTTTCCCTGTGGTGACACATGTTCTCCTTTGTAAAGCTGCATGACTTTGTCTCTTCAACACACAGACTTGCTTCAGTTCGTGTGCAATGGGTCGGCGCAAGTCCAAAAGAAAGCCTCCTccaaagaagaagatgacaggAGATCTAGAAACCCAGTTCACCTGTCCGTTTTGCAACCACGAGAAGTCGTgtgatgttaaaatgtaattcaCTACATAATACCACGTCCAATACAACTGTTTCCTTTCACTTGTTCATATCTGGgctgacttttcttttgtttgttctgtcatTAGGGAGAGAAGCAGAAATACTGGGATAATATCATGCACAGTCTGCTTAGAGGAGTTCCAGACACCTATTACCTGTATCCTTATTCACAAgtcaattttataaaatgtccCTCTTTCTCAGACAGTTATAAAAAATGAGTTGTAGGACAGTGTAATgcatataattattttaaaggtGCCTTCTTGAGCTGGGAAAGAACAGTTGGAAAGTGATATCATCCCAAGGTATActtacttgtttttaaaaagaaaataactcaTATTGACTGttttgtccacattttgatacaaaatgaaaacaaaacaactgagGCTTTCTTAAGCCTTTGGTATCCCTTTACTCACAAAAGATTGTGTGATTCTAAATTGATGTGGTCCTCAAATCTTTATGAGATTTGAGCATTTTATGAAagataaaatgcagaaaagaagCTAGCTTGGAAGGAGAGCTGGAGAGCTTGTCTTTCTAATAACAGTAATCACTTGGTTACACTTCTAATAAATGGCAAATACATTCAGAATGTGATTACAACCTGGGATTACTGCTCACCCTCAGTGTATTAACAAATGACGGCTTTCCTGGgttacttttcttttcctttctgtattgATTTCCAATATTCATGTCATCCTGCATTAATCTAAACTCTTTTTTGAGCAGCAGATTTCTTTTTATCCTTAACCCATTTCTTAGATCTGTCAGAGCCAGTTGATGTGTACAGTGATTGGATAGATGCCTGTGAAGCAGCCAATCAGTAACCCTCATGGAACTGTTAAAGATATGGCTGGTGGGTCTGTGCCCACTGGGATCAAGTCAGTCAGAGGGCATTTATGAAACTTTGATTATCTAAAGGTCTCTGCATAATCACTTGAAATTTACAGCTGTGTGaacagctgtttgttttgtagtATAAGGTGTTCACTGCAGACATGCTCTGAATGGTTCCTGTTGGCACCCGGATTTTTTCTCACAAATCAAGCCTTCTGTattttttcctttagtttttgtcttttaaatagtagttgttttgaaaatgtgttaaatccttttaatttcattttaaatagggagATTTTGTTAGCTgagcaaatgtaattttattcagGCATCCTTAGAGCAGTAGGCTTTGGAAGCAAGGTGCTGAGCttggcattttaatgtgaaatcaGAAGGAAGTCTTCTTGGGTAGCATGACAAAGATGTGTGAAGATTTAGATCTTTCCAACAGCAGGTATATTTTAAACGTTGAAAATGGTAAGTTACAAACCTTATTTCCACTAACACTGTCTGCAGTAGGATATAATTAGAGAGGAAAGTTTTGAAGCAAGCTGCACTACCAGCTTTTCCAAATTCTAGGTGATAGTAAACCTCTTTGTTTGAATGTGCACACTGTTCTGGCCAGAAGAAACACTTGGATGATGTCACACTtagcaatttgtttttactctcTCACCTGAATGCAGTATAGTTGATCTAAGATCAGCATTTGCAGAACTTCATAATGGTTGTTCACCCTCAGTTTGAGTGTTGTTTACAGTCATTACTATCCACAGCTCCCCTCGTCCTCGTTAAGACACCCTCAACATTAGGTCATTCCATTGTGGAGAATGTGTTGGATTTTTGCTCAGCTGCTGAATAATGCCTTTTGAATCAAGAAATTTGAAGAAAAATTAAGTacaaattattgttattaaatgtgtatgtggAAAATGCTGTAATCCTATTCtgcaaacattttgtaatattgAGTGTCCGCTGTTCTATGCAAATACTGTCAGTGTTAGATGGCATAAAAccaagtgtgttttttaaacttgaCAAATCTGAAAA
Encoded here:
- the LOC137123991 gene encoding transcription elongation factor 1 homolog, producing the protein MGRRKSKRKPPPKKKMTGDLETQFTCPFCNHEKSCDVKMERSRNTGIISCTVCLEEFQTPITYLSEPVDVYSDWIDACEAANQ